Sequence from the Maribellus comscasis genome:
ATAACCATCGTCACCGGTAAAATAGATTTTACCTTTATTTACAGCCAGTGGTAAGCGAACCGGCCCATCAGCATAAAAATGCCAAACTTCTTCTCCCGAATTTAAATCTAACGCAACTACCTTATCCTGATCGTTGAAGCCAATGAACATTTTATCACCAGAAACTACCGGTTCAAAAAGCCGATCATACTGCATCAGGTTTTGGTTGAGAGGATCATCCCAAACCGGAGTCCTGGGTGAATAGGTTATTTGCCATTGCAGATAGAGTTTCTCAGCCAGCTGTTCGGGTGTTGAAGCCGAACGATTATAGTCTCTTCGCCACATCGGCCAGTCGTGAGAAAATACTGAACCCGAAAGAATTAACAGGGGAAAAAGAATTACTGGTAATATTTTTCTCATGGTTTTTGGTCGTTGATTCAGAATTTTAAAGATACTTGTTTTTTCTAAAAATAGTAATCCGGAGATTGAAATCATATTGATTTTATATGATAATACTCGCGTTGTCTCACTTAATGGATATTAGGAATTTAACATTTCTCAATGAATTTATTTATATCAGAATATTTATTTTGTACCTGAATAAATTGATAAATAAATCCTGGATGGAGTCTTTAACCAAATCCTGGTCGGCTGTTAGTTTAAGTCCAAAATTAAAAAGTGTGTCGGCGTACTCTGAATATATCTCTTCAAAAGCTGATTGGTCACCGGACTTAAATTGAATCCAAACTTTTAACCAATAAAATTTATCTTCAACCTGATTTTTATTTTTTTCGATTCTGGTCAATTTAGATATGATTAGTTTATTCTAAGTATATTAAAAAGATTACATTTTCAAAATAACACCCAAAATCATAGTTTTTAGTGATGAATTTAATATTTGGAATAAAGAATCCTGGTAGGTTGCCAGATGTATTTCAAATGCCTTTACTTTCATTATGATCTACTAGCCGTCGTTTGGATAAGAAATATAATAACGCAAACATTTTATGTTTACCCGGTCGTTTTTTCTCCCCGCCAGAAAGTATTGAAGTATTAAAAAGTTTTCTTTATTC
This genomic interval carries:
- a CDS encoding RNA polymerase sigma factor; translated protein: MTRIEKNKNQVEDKFYWLKVWIQFKSGDQSAFEEIYSEYADTLFNFGLKLTADQDLVKDSIQDLFINLFRYKINILI
- a CDS encoding RpiB/LacA/LacB family sugar-phosphate isomerase — protein: MDKKYNNANILCLPGRFFSPPESIEVLKSFLYSEFQGGRHQKRLDKVAV